From a region of the Sulfoacidibacillus ferrooxidans genome:
- a CDS encoding valine--tRNA ligase, producing the protein MTEQNEQKSSQTTPLGAYHAEEIENRLYQWWMDQGFFEATGDQKKKPFTIVMPPPNVTGVLHLGHALDNTIQDLLIRMRRMQGYDALWLPGTDHAGIATQTRVEAQLSKNDGLSRHDIGREEFVKRVWEWKEQYAEVIRSQIRRLGASCDWSRERFTMDPGLSKAVREVFVTFYEKGLIYRGNYIINWCPRCGTALSDIEVEYEETKGTLYHITYPFTDGSGSLVIATTRPETLFGDVAVAVHPDDDRYRSVVGKYLRLPFVEREIPVISDEYVDPEFGTGAVKITPAHDPNDFEVGQRHHLQAMNVMTKDGKLNEYAGKFATLDRYEARTQVVAELMEQGLLTHEEHDHSVGHCERCGTVVEPWLSTQWFVKMEPLAIPAKEVVASGETQFIPDRFAKIYSHWLEHIRDWCISRQLWWGHRIPAFYCANCGGTTVSRDDVHVCSHCGSHQISQDEDVLDTWFSSALWPFSTMGWPDDETGDLARYFPTQVLSTGFDIIYFWVARMIFMSLSFTGIPPFEHVLMHGLVRDDQGRKFSKSLGNGIDPMDVIEKYSADALRFMLVTGATLGQDMRFYLERVESAQALVTKIWNASRFVLMNIDSESKPQLPTVADRSLADRYILHRLQETSEQVTQELESYQFAEAGKTIYEFIWNDFCDWYIELAKVSLYDEQNEQKAATQGTLVFVLDHALRLLHPFMPFVTEEIWQALPHDGETIMRASWPDGSEALVDYKAFTDMMMVMDVVRAVRALRHEKNIAPSKKIDMILRPKADRVEMLQVAAPYLVRLCNPQSLLIAQDVQLPEERITSVLADVEIIVSLEGLVDLAAEQKRLTEEKKQLEFEVSRLQGKLNNESFVAKAPDAIVQKEREKLQGYMEQLEKIVAELERIVAVSNTQPTE; encoded by the coding sequence ATGACTGAACAAAATGAGCAAAAGTCGAGTCAAACAACACCCCTTGGGGCGTATCATGCCGAAGAAATAGAGAATCGATTGTATCAGTGGTGGATGGACCAAGGTTTTTTTGAGGCGACTGGAGATCAAAAGAAAAAACCGTTTACGATTGTTATGCCACCGCCAAATGTGACTGGAGTTTTGCATCTTGGCCATGCACTAGACAACACGATTCAAGATTTATTGATTCGTATGCGTAGAATGCAAGGCTATGATGCGTTGTGGCTACCAGGTACAGATCATGCGGGTATTGCCACGCAGACACGAGTAGAGGCACAGCTTAGTAAAAATGATGGTTTATCGCGTCATGATATAGGCCGTGAGGAATTTGTTAAACGAGTGTGGGAGTGGAAAGAACAATATGCAGAAGTTATCCGCTCGCAAATTCGTCGGTTAGGTGCTTCCTGTGACTGGTCGCGGGAACGTTTCACGATGGATCCTGGTCTCTCCAAAGCGGTTCGCGAAGTTTTTGTAACGTTTTATGAAAAAGGGTTGATTTACCGAGGGAATTATATTATCAATTGGTGTCCAAGGTGTGGGACTGCCCTTTCTGATATCGAGGTGGAATACGAAGAAACTAAAGGAACGTTATACCATATAACGTATCCATTTACGGATGGATCAGGTTCTTTAGTGATAGCTACTACTCGGCCTGAAACGTTATTTGGCGATGTGGCAGTTGCTGTTCATCCCGATGATGATCGTTATCGTTCGGTGGTAGGTAAGTATTTGCGCTTACCTTTTGTTGAACGGGAAATTCCTGTTATCTCGGATGAGTATGTAGATCCGGAGTTTGGTACAGGCGCTGTTAAAATCACTCCAGCGCATGATCCAAATGACTTTGAAGTGGGTCAAAGACATCATCTTCAAGCCATGAATGTCATGACGAAAGATGGTAAATTAAATGAGTACGCTGGTAAATTTGCTACGCTTGATCGCTATGAGGCACGTACACAAGTAGTTGCAGAACTAATGGAACAAGGACTGCTAACGCACGAAGAGCATGATCATTCGGTAGGGCATTGTGAGCGCTGTGGAACGGTAGTAGAACCGTGGCTTAGTACACAATGGTTTGTGAAGATGGAACCGCTTGCGATTCCTGCAAAAGAAGTGGTTGCATCTGGTGAAACTCAATTTATTCCAGACCGCTTTGCTAAGATCTATAGTCACTGGCTTGAACATATTCGCGATTGGTGTATTTCTCGGCAGTTGTGGTGGGGGCATCGCATTCCCGCATTTTATTGCGCAAATTGCGGTGGAACAACCGTGAGTCGAGATGACGTACACGTCTGTAGTCACTGTGGTAGTCATCAGATATCGCAAGATGAAGATGTCTTAGATACGTGGTTTTCTTCTGCATTATGGCCATTTTCAACCATGGGTTGGCCGGATGATGAAACGGGTGATCTCGCTAGGTATTTTCCTACTCAAGTACTCTCGACAGGATTCGATATTATCTATTTCTGGGTTGCTCGAATGATCTTTATGTCACTTTCGTTTACTGGAATACCTCCGTTTGAACACGTTTTAATGCACGGGTTAGTGCGCGATGATCAAGGTAGAAAGTTCTCAAAAAGCCTCGGGAATGGCATTGATCCAATGGACGTGATTGAAAAATATAGCGCAGATGCTCTTCGTTTTATGTTGGTCACTGGGGCAACACTGGGCCAAGATATGAGATTTTATTTAGAAAGAGTGGAATCAGCGCAGGCATTAGTAACAAAAATTTGGAATGCATCTCGTTTTGTGCTGATGAATATCGATAGCGAGAGTAAACCGCAACTTCCCACTGTTGCAGACCGTAGTCTGGCGGATCGCTATATCTTACATCGCTTACAAGAGACTTCAGAACAAGTGACCCAAGAACTAGAGAGCTATCAATTTGCTGAAGCTGGAAAAACGATTTATGAATTTATTTGGAATGATTTTTGTGATTGGTATATCGAATTGGCGAAAGTCAGTCTTTATGATGAGCAAAATGAACAAAAAGCCGCGACTCAAGGTACGCTCGTGTTTGTATTGGATCATGCACTTCGCTTATTGCATCCCTTCATGCCATTTGTTACAGAAGAGATTTGGCAGGCATTACCGCATGATGGAGAAACGATTATGCGCGCATCATGGCCTGATGGATCTGAGGCATTGGTTGATTACAAAGCGTTTACTGATATGATGATGGTGATGGATGTCGTTCGAGCTGTGCGCGCATTGCGTCATGAAAAAAATATCGCACCAAGTAAAAAAATAGACATGATCCTGAGACCCAAAGCAGATCGTGTTGAGATGTTACAAGTGGCTGCACCGTATCTCGTTAGACTTTGTAATCCGCAAAGTTTATTGATTGCACAAGATGTGCAGTTACCGGAAGAGCGCATCACAAGTGTGCTAGCTGACGTGGAGATTATTGTTTCGCTTGAAGGGTTAGTCGATCTTGCCGCAGAACAAAAGCGATTGACAGAAGAGAAAAAGCAATTGGAGTTTGAAGTGAGTCGCTTGCAAGGGAAACTAAACAATGAATCATTTGTAGCAAAAGCACCTGATGCCATTGTGCAAAAGGAACGGGAGAAATTGCAAGGATACATGGAGCAACTAGAAAAAATAGTGGCCGAGCTAGAGCGGATTGTAGCGGTGTCAAACACACAGCCTACAGAATAG
- a CDS encoding uroporphyrinogen-III synthase, with the protein MGPLFGKVVAITRPLSQSEEMVQQIRDLGGQANCYPLLDIHLRTHDPKLYEAVSRPVDFVIFTSVNGVRAYLDAREKLINPFPMPKAICVGEKTAKIAKKGQMTVVGTPSRYAAQYLVDLVRENGWHDRRVLIVRGNLADTLLASELRALNCDVMDCIGYDTVPGKEAAHLWGDIELGILDAVTFLSGSAVEVFAREKPIEGANFNHVVFGAVGPNTRDVMLQQGLPCQVVAKNATGADLMIALGRHFA; encoded by the coding sequence ATGGGTCCACTATTTGGTAAAGTTGTCGCTATTACCAGACCATTGTCGCAAAGTGAAGAAATGGTACAACAAATCAGGGACTTAGGTGGGCAGGCGAATTGCTACCCGCTACTTGACATTCATTTGCGTACACATGATCCAAAACTGTATGAAGCCGTTTCCAGGCCAGTGGATTTTGTGATTTTTACAAGTGTAAATGGTGTACGCGCATACCTTGATGCGCGTGAAAAACTGATTAACCCATTCCCAATGCCAAAGGCGATATGTGTAGGGGAAAAAACAGCTAAAATAGCAAAAAAAGGACAAATGACCGTTGTTGGCACGCCCAGTCGTTATGCGGCACAGTATCTTGTGGATCTTGTTAGAGAAAACGGATGGCACGATCGACGCGTGTTAATCGTGCGTGGCAATCTAGCAGACACGTTGCTCGCTTCAGAATTGAGGGCGCTCAATTGCGATGTGATGGACTGCATTGGATATGATACTGTTCCGGGGAAAGAAGCAGCACATTTATGGGGCGATATTGAACTTGGGATCCTCGATGCAGTCACATTTTTAAGTGGTTCTGCAGTAGAAGTTTTTGCTAGGGAGAAGCCGATTGAAGGAGCCAATTTCAATCATGTTGTGTTTGGCGCAGTTGGCCCTAACACGCGAGATGTAATGCTTCAACAAGGTCTACCTTGTCAAGTGGTCGCAAAGAATGCAACAGGAGCCGATTTGATGATAGCTTTAGGTCGTCATTTTGCATGA
- the murC gene encoding UDP-N-acetylmuramate--L-alanine ligase — MAVGQLDKASVPHVHFIGIGGAGMSAIASILLERGYRVSGSDVALHDYTRRLIELGATVYEGHDAAHVAGADAVVYTTAVSADNVELLAAHDLKIPVLHRSEMLAQLMQAGVGIAIAGAHGKTTTTSMVAWILERAGLDPTFLVGGVVANLDTGAKAGAGQYVIAEADESDGSFLNYEPAIAVITNIEADHLEHYGGEFDQLKKAYQQFADRIPEEGLLISCADEVEAQSILAGASCHRKTYSVRGYEANLIANNVHFDGRGSRSDIYLDGEYLGVIELQVPGYHNISNALGAMLVALEVGVSFPVIRDAMKLFRGALRRFQVHYDHGGIMVVDDYAHHPTEIKAIITAAKATGKRIIAVFQPQRYTRTYHLFDDFTHAFSEAQEVVIATIYSPAGEQPIAGVNSSRLAEMVRVNSNSTATFIPNNAEILMYLQEIVQPGDLVLTMGAGDIWKVAKEFSVWLESKMSLANQI, encoded by the coding sequence ATGGCAGTTGGACAGTTGGATAAAGCGTCGGTGCCGCATGTTCATTTTATTGGAATTGGCGGTGCCGGCATGAGTGCGATCGCAAGTATTCTGCTGGAAAGAGGCTATCGTGTGTCAGGGTCTGACGTTGCGTTGCACGATTATACGCGGCGATTGATCGAGCTTGGTGCAACTGTATATGAGGGGCACGATGCGGCACATGTTGCAGGCGCAGACGCAGTAGTCTACACTACCGCAGTTTCTGCTGACAATGTAGAATTACTAGCGGCGCACGATCTAAAGATCCCTGTGCTGCATCGCTCTGAGATGCTGGCGCAACTCATGCAAGCAGGCGTCGGCATTGCTATCGCTGGTGCACATGGAAAAACGACCACGACATCGATGGTGGCTTGGATATTAGAACGAGCAGGTCTTGATCCGACATTTCTTGTTGGAGGTGTCGTTGCCAATCTTGATACGGGTGCTAAAGCCGGAGCGGGACAATATGTGATTGCTGAGGCAGATGAGAGCGATGGTTCATTTCTTAATTATGAACCAGCAATTGCTGTTATTACCAATATCGAGGCTGATCACTTGGAGCATTATGGTGGAGAATTTGATCAATTAAAGAAAGCGTATCAACAATTTGCAGATCGGATACCAGAAGAAGGATTACTTATCTCATGTGCTGATGAAGTAGAAGCACAGTCTATTTTGGCAGGAGCTTCTTGTCACAGAAAGACCTATTCTGTACGTGGATACGAAGCTAATTTAATTGCAAATAACGTTCACTTTGATGGTCGTGGCTCGCGTTCAGATATTTATTTGGATGGGGAATACTTAGGCGTTATTGAACTTCAAGTACCTGGTTATCACAATATATCCAACGCGCTTGGGGCTATGCTGGTAGCATTAGAAGTGGGAGTTTCTTTTCCTGTGATTCGCGATGCCATGAAACTTTTTCGTGGTGCTTTACGTCGTTTTCAAGTCCATTACGATCATGGTGGTATTATGGTGGTGGATGATTATGCTCATCATCCAACTGAAATTAAGGCGATTATTACAGCAGCAAAAGCGACAGGTAAACGCATTATTGCTGTTTTTCAACCGCAACGCTATACGCGGACATACCACCTATTTGATGATTTTACACATGCCTTTTCTGAAGCACAAGAAGTAGTGATTGCAACAATTTATTCACCAGCCGGAGAACAACCAATTGCTGGTGTCAATTCTTCACGATTAGCAGAGATGGTAAGAGTAAATAGTAATTCGACGGCTACATTTATTCCTAATAACGCAGAAATCCTGATGTATTTGCAAGAAATCGTGCAACCAGGTGATTTAGTATTGACAATGGGCGCAGGAGACATTTGGAAAGTTGCAAAAGAATTTTCAGTATGGTTAGAGTCAAAAATGTCATTAGCTAACCAAATATAG
- the hemB gene encoding porphobilinogen synthase: MELHFDRHRRLRNHSVLRGMVRETRVLASDFMYPLFVTHDDGRHPILSMPGVDHLSLQELRRETNVLSELGVPSMMIFGIPAVKDDVSSEAYAENGIVQQAIQVVKSENPHMLVATDVCLCQYNPAGHCGLVHGDQILNDESLVLLAQTALSHVQAGADLVAPSDMMDGRVAAIRAKLDEAGYVQTPIMSYAVKYASAFYGPFREAAHSAPAFGDRRTYQMDPANVREAIREARSDVTEGADILMVKPAMAYMDVIRAVKDSFDLPLAAYNVSGEYAMVKAAALQGWIDERAVVMEMMTGFKRAGAEIIISYFAKDVARYLRDM, from the coding sequence ATGGAATTGCATTTTGATCGGCATCGTCGTTTGCGCAATCACTCCGTTTTACGGGGGATGGTTAGAGAAACACGCGTACTTGCATCAGATTTCATGTATCCTCTTTTTGTGACGCATGATGATGGGAGACATCCTATTCTCTCCATGCCAGGTGTTGACCACTTAAGTTTACAAGAACTTCGACGTGAAACCAATGTATTAAGTGAGCTTGGAGTACCGTCGATGATGATCTTTGGAATTCCTGCAGTAAAAGATGATGTGAGCTCTGAGGCTTATGCGGAAAATGGTATTGTACAACAGGCTATTCAGGTTGTTAAAAGTGAAAATCCACATATGTTAGTTGCTACTGATGTGTGTCTGTGCCAATATAATCCGGCTGGTCATTGTGGACTTGTACATGGTGACCAAATTTTAAATGATGAGTCACTTGTTTTACTGGCACAAACAGCTCTATCGCATGTTCAGGCAGGAGCCGATCTTGTAGCGCCTTCTGATATGATGGACGGGCGAGTGGCGGCGATTCGTGCCAAGCTCGATGAGGCAGGATATGTGCAGACTCCTATTATGTCGTACGCCGTGAAATATGCTTCAGCATTTTATGGTCCTTTTCGTGAGGCTGCACACTCTGCACCTGCGTTTGGCGATCGTCGCACCTATCAGATGGATCCTGCTAATGTGCGTGAAGCCATCCGTGAAGCCCGCTCTGACGTGACGGAAGGTGCCGATATTCTTATGGTTAAACCTGCCATGGCGTATATGGATGTGATTCGGGCAGTGAAAGATTCTTTTGATCTACCGCTTGCAGCGTATAACGTGAGTGGTGAGTATGCGATGGTTAAGGCAGCTGCGCTTCAAGGATGGATCGATGAGCGTGCAGTGGTTATGGAGATGATGACTGGATTTAAGCGTGCCGGTGCAGAAATTATTATTAGTTATTTTGCAAAAGATGTAGCGCGTTATTTGCGTGACATGTGA
- the hemL gene encoding glutamate-1-semialdehyde 2,1-aminomutase: MIPNTKHTGAKSLAAFERAKQSLPGGVNSPVRAFQAVGGIPPFIERGEGAYVYDIDGRRYVDYLLSWGPLIAGHAHPDVVKAITDQATRGTSFGAPTEIETQLAEELKQAYPSMELVRMVSSGTEATMSALRVARGYTGRSRIVKFTGCYHGHADSLLIRAGSGVATFGLPDSPGVPSSIAELTLTAPYNDIDRLRMLFEEYGDDIAAVIIEPVAGNMGLVLPQGGFLQAVRDLTLAYDTLLIFDEVMTGFRVSYGGAQGKFGIDPDLTTLGKVIGGGLPVGVYGGKREIMEQVAPSGPIYQAGTLSGNPLAMAAGLATVKLLQVPGAYERLESVSKRLVQGFLNAGKRAHIPVQGHAIGAMYGTFFASEPIVDYDSAKQADAQMYREYFHEMLERGFYFAPSQLESGFVSLAHSDEQVDQTLAAMDDVMQVLAKRRT, translated from the coding sequence ATGATTCCTAACACGAAGCATACAGGTGCAAAATCTCTCGCCGCATTTGAACGGGCAAAGCAGTCTTTGCCAGGTGGCGTCAATAGTCCTGTTCGTGCTTTTCAAGCAGTAGGTGGTATACCGCCTTTTATCGAGCGTGGCGAAGGCGCATATGTTTATGATATTGATGGGCGCCGCTATGTGGATTATCTATTGTCGTGGGGTCCATTGATTGCAGGACATGCACACCCTGACGTAGTGAAGGCTATTACTGATCAAGCAACACGTGGGACGAGCTTTGGTGCGCCAACGGAAATTGAAACACAGCTTGCAGAAGAGTTGAAGCAAGCGTATCCATCGATGGAATTGGTGCGCATGGTGAGTTCAGGAACGGAAGCTACAATGAGCGCGTTGCGCGTTGCACGAGGCTATACTGGACGTTCACGAATTGTGAAATTTACTGGTTGTTACCATGGCCATGCAGATAGTTTATTAATTCGTGCAGGTTCTGGTGTTGCTACATTTGGATTACCAGATTCACCAGGTGTCCCAAGTTCCATTGCGGAGTTGACATTGACCGCACCCTATAATGATATCGACCGCTTGCGGATGTTATTTGAGGAGTACGGAGACGATATTGCGGCAGTGATTATTGAACCTGTTGCTGGCAACATGGGTCTTGTTCTTCCACAAGGTGGCTTTTTGCAAGCTGTGAGAGATCTTACCCTCGCCTATGATACTCTGTTGATTTTTGATGAGGTCATGACTGGGTTTCGCGTAAGCTATGGCGGAGCTCAAGGGAAATTTGGCATCGATCCAGATCTAACTACACTTGGAAAAGTGATTGGTGGAGGATTGCCAGTTGGGGTGTATGGCGGTAAACGTGAGATTATGGAGCAAGTAGCACCATCTGGTCCTATTTATCAAGCGGGTACATTATCGGGTAATCCACTTGCAATGGCAGCTGGGCTTGCAACAGTGAAACTTTTGCAGGTACCAGGAGCTTATGAGCGTTTAGAAAGTGTCTCGAAACGGTTAGTACAAGGGTTTCTAAATGCAGGGAAACGTGCGCATATTCCAGTGCAAGGACATGCCATTGGTGCGATGTATGGTACCTTTTTTGCTAGTGAACCAATTGTAGATTATGACTCTGCAAAACAGGCAGATGCACAGATGTATCGTGAATACTTTCATGAGATGCTTGAGCGTGGTTTTTACTTTGCTCCATCTCAATTAGAATCGGGTTTTGTATCACTTGCCCATTCTGATGAGCAGGTAGATCAGACACTCGCGGCAATGGATGATGTCATGCAAGTACTGGCCAAGAGGAGGACATAG
- a CDS encoding bifunctional folylpolyglutamate synthase/dihydrofolate synthase: protein MGLSLEEQSAIAYIQSRARFGMKPGLQRIAYLLQHLGSPEKQLRFIHVAGTNGKGSTCVYAASMLQAAGYRVGLYTSPYLTAFAERMSVNGVAITASELIALTKQVQLIADTVAGNKELEPTEFEIITAIAFLFFLSRKVDLVVLEAGLGGRFDATNVVLPEVCAITNVDLDHTEILGKNVREIAFDKSGIIKSNVPVVTGAQHDALDVIQQVAKKQHSDVWMLHNTIRVVPEYVYDLAGQRFSYMGRFHDWLGLRLNMLGIHQVSNAGVALGLMEVLSTKGYTISEQAIRVGLKTAVWPGRLEVIHKDPVVILDGAHNKAGAVAMARALEDLSISRYVLVMGVLSDKDMDGMSRAIVPKSSYVIVTKPAVQRSTPTEVLASFVRNYAGEVPVELVEDVSQAVQRGVSIANQKAVALCIMGSLYTVAEAKMTFLQS from the coding sequence ATGGGTCTATCTCTTGAAGAACAATCTGCAATAGCTTATATTCAATCACGCGCACGATTCGGTATGAAGCCGGGGTTACAGCGAATCGCGTATTTATTGCAACATCTTGGATCTCCCGAGAAGCAACTCCGTTTTATACATGTGGCTGGTACCAATGGAAAAGGTTCAACGTGTGTGTATGCAGCATCCATGCTACAAGCAGCTGGTTATCGTGTAGGTCTCTATACTTCACCGTATCTTACGGCCTTTGCTGAACGGATGAGTGTGAATGGGGTGGCCATTACTGCTAGTGAGTTAATTGCGTTGACTAAACAGGTACAGCTTATTGCAGACACAGTAGCTGGAAACAAAGAACTTGAACCTACTGAATTTGAGATTATAACAGCCATTGCATTTCTGTTTTTTCTTTCTAGAAAAGTAGACTTGGTTGTGCTAGAAGCAGGTCTTGGCGGTCGTTTTGATGCAACTAATGTAGTGTTACCAGAAGTTTGTGCTATTACCAATGTCGATTTAGATCACACTGAGATTTTGGGAAAAAATGTGCGCGAGATTGCTTTTGATAAATCTGGTATTATAAAAAGCAACGTTCCAGTTGTTACAGGTGCGCAACATGATGCCCTAGATGTGATTCAGCAGGTTGCAAAAAAACAGCATAGTGATGTTTGGATGTTACACAATACGATTCGTGTAGTACCAGAATACGTCTATGATCTTGCTGGACAAAGGTTTAGTTATATGGGTCGCTTTCATGATTGGCTTGGGTTACGTTTAAATATGTTAGGTATCCATCAAGTAAGTAATGCAGGTGTCGCGCTTGGACTCATGGAGGTATTATCAACAAAAGGTTACACCATCAGTGAGCAGGCTATTCGTGTTGGATTGAAAACAGCAGTTTGGCCAGGACGACTTGAAGTGATTCACAAAGATCCCGTTGTCATACTTGATGGGGCTCATAACAAAGCTGGTGCGGTAGCCATGGCGCGAGCTTTAGAGGATTTATCTATTTCTCGCTATGTGTTGGTAATGGGGGTTTTGAGTGATAAAGATATGGATGGTATGTCGCGTGCCATTGTGCCAAAGAGCAGTTATGTAATCGTTACTAAACCTGCAGTGCAAAGATCTACACCTACAGAAGTATTGGCTTCATTTGTGCGTAACTATGCGGGAGAGGTCCCTGTAGAACTTGTGGAAGATGTTTCACAGGCCGTGCAGCGTGGAGTATCTATAGCGAACCAAAAAGCGGTTGCACTGTGTATCATGGGATCACTATACACAGTGGCGGAAGCAAAGATGACATTTTTGCAAAGTTAA
- a CDS encoding MDR family MFS transporter, with amino-acid sequence MDIRRRRFVLASLLVAMFLSAMEGTIVATAMPTIIGDLGGFALFAWVFSLFLLAQVASIPIYGRLSDVWGRKRVFSIGILIFLLGSLLCGFSHSMTMLIISRAVQGMGAGAVQPVASTIVGDIYPLRERARVQGYISSVWALASIVGPTLGGFIVQTIGWPWIFWINVPIGFVTWLGIYMFHREEITHKKHAIDYIGSLTLVIGTAALILGLVQGGVVWAWTSWQSIVAFVVFILFTVLFIARQKVAPEPILPLYLLTERNVALANGIALIIGGITYGISSFTPTFAQGVLGTSAVVAGLTIASLSVGWPIAASLSGKLILSRGYRFSFMLGLIVTFGATVLYPFLLTPNSSPWWLALGTALFGFGLGLSSTTSLLLVQTAVPYEQRGVSTGVNMFARTLGSSLWVAVLGSVMDSVIAHHIRMKDGLGVHHPVTLDVTNVLLDPSARVKLGSSQLHFLTHALAAGIDQAFWFVCATALIGVVLTVFVSSKIPHQA; translated from the coding sequence GTGGATATACGCCGGCGGCGATTTGTACTTGCCTCTCTACTAGTGGCAATGTTTTTATCAGCTATGGAGGGGACGATCGTCGCTACTGCAATGCCGACGATTATTGGAGATTTAGGTGGATTTGCTCTTTTTGCTTGGGTATTTTCGCTGTTTTTATTGGCACAAGTTGCATCGATTCCGATCTATGGACGTCTGTCTGATGTATGGGGGAGGAAACGCGTCTTTAGTATTGGAATTTTGATTTTTTTACTTGGTAGCCTTCTCTGTGGTTTTTCTCATTCCATGACTATGTTGATTATTTCGCGTGCAGTGCAGGGAATGGGTGCGGGAGCGGTACAACCGGTTGCGTCCACAATTGTAGGCGATATCTATCCGTTACGTGAACGCGCGCGCGTTCAAGGATATATTAGTAGTGTATGGGCGTTAGCTTCGATCGTTGGACCAACACTTGGCGGATTCATTGTACAGACGATCGGTTGGCCGTGGATTTTTTGGATCAATGTTCCGATTGGTTTTGTCACTTGGCTTGGGATCTATATGTTTCATCGAGAAGAAATTACACATAAAAAGCATGCCATTGACTATATAGGATCTTTGACACTCGTGATTGGCACGGCAGCGCTGATTCTCGGACTCGTTCAAGGTGGTGTCGTTTGGGCGTGGACTTCTTGGCAAAGTATCGTAGCTTTTGTTGTATTTATTCTGTTTACTGTTTTATTTATAGCTCGACAGAAAGTAGCACCTGAACCGATATTGCCATTGTATTTATTAACAGAGCGCAATGTCGCCCTTGCAAATGGGATCGCTTTAATTATTGGAGGCATTACATATGGGATTTCTTCTTTTACTCCGACATTTGCGCAGGGAGTTCTCGGTACGAGCGCAGTGGTCGCTGGCCTAACGATTGCCTCATTATCAGTAGGATGGCCCATTGCAGCCAGTCTTTCTGGTAAATTGATCTTATCGCGCGGCTATCGATTTTCCTTTATGTTAGGATTAATTGTTACATTTGGTGCAACAGTTCTCTATCCATTCTTGTTAACGCCAAACTCAAGTCCATGGTGGCTGGCTTTGGGAACGGCATTATTTGGATTTGGTCTTGGATTGTCGTCTACAACCTCGCTCCTTCTTGTACAGACAGCTGTCCCTTATGAACAACGAGGTGTATCCACTGGTGTCAATATGTTTGCACGAACGTTAGGGAGTTCGTTATGGGTTGCTGTATTAGGAAGCGTCATGGATAGTGTAATTGCTCATCATATTCGTATGAAAGATGGTCTAGGAGTTCATCATCCTGTTACACTGGATGTGACAAATGTTTTATTAGACCCATCTGCACGTGTCAAGTTAGGATCTTCACAATTGCACTTTTTGACTCATGCACTTGCAGCAGGTATCGATCAAGCTTTTTGGTTTGTATGTGCAACTGCGCTCATTGGTGTTGTATTGACTGTATTTGTTTCATCAAAAATACCGCACCAAGCATAG